The Candidatus Nomurabacteria bacterium genomic sequence ATCAACTACTACCGACTATCGTATCTCGTTGTCAGCGACTTTCGCTGCTAGCTATCACCGATGAACAAACGGGTGCCCTCATAAATGACTTAGCAATAGAAGACGCCACCAAGCAAACGCGCCTAGCATTCGTTGGGCGCGGTCGCCCAGCGCTCATTAAGCGCCTAGCTGCCGACAGCACCTCGTATGACGCAAGGGTAAAGATCATGAGCGACGCCAAAACAATGCTCGGCAGCGACGTGTACGAGAAACTGAAGATTATTAACACTTATCGCGACAGTCGCTCCGACGCACTGACATTACTTGACGACATGAATCACCAGTTGCAAATCATCATCCGTAGCCAACCTGACCAACGTATAGCCAAAGATATCGACAAACATCTCGACACGCGCAGACGCATAGCTACAGGTGGCAACATTCGTTTGCAGCTTTCAACAGACGTATTATAAGCGCATAAATTGCGGCTGAAACACCGTAATCACTCCGTATTGAGAACTACTTCTCAACACACATGACTCAATTGTGTTATAATTAGAAGTGGATGTTAGGACTTATTGTTGTAGCGATACTAGGTGGGATGATGATTTATTATCGTGGCCTGCCAGCAAACCCAGCACTTGATTTGCCGGCTAAATTATCTGGGCGCTTGGATAAATTGTGGGAAATTGCCCAGCAATCGCTTCGAGACCGTAAGTACCTACGTGCCGAAAAGGCACTTCTGACCATTTTGCGTGTCGATGAGC encodes the following:
- a CDS encoding AAA family ATPase, yielding MLDDLLLHPRTRQLADRLAINLPQGLIIDGPVGSGVASVAKALAKHLGSPELTLSPKKKVRGEFVVDADEGSVIIDDVRLLYQQTRTKQPGRHVYVIDTGNKSMTVSAQNAFLKLLEEPRNGLHFIIATHQFDQLLPTIVSRCQRLSLLAITDEQTGALINDLAIEDATKQTRLAFVGRGRPALIKRLAADSTSYDARVKIMSDAKTMLGSDVYEKLKIINTYRDSRSDALTLLDDMNHQLQIIIRSQPDQRIAKDIDKHLDTRRRIATGGNIRLQLSTDVL